From the Paenibacillus sp. FSL H8-0548 genome, one window contains:
- a CDS encoding MFS transporter has translation MKNNQSVKASLNYFLLFYAVIYAGNAVYGTFLPLYFQDIGFTALQIGTLLSLGPFVAILAQPIWGALGDRARTKNFILLILLTGCLITMILYPLSNQFIYLLLMISIFTFFQTSIFAISDTITLEVLDKHKTGSFGHIRMGGTFGFAIMSIVFGIISKDHIGSLFAVYSCIIVAAFLLVLKFPAVEGHQSQGRKMSIRVLFKNRMLMIYFGFNFILQITLGYYYAFFPMYFRELGGDNVMLGWSMVISSLSEVPFLLFADKIFKRVKIPIILLAAAAFTALRWFLFSIIDLPIWVLPVQALHGLIFIVLTVTMATYINKEVPKELKASGQTLNGLMNLGVARIIGSFAGGIATTSFGIRHVFMYNSIIAFLSMAGFALFFLGARNRKSSVSNQKH, from the coding sequence AGATATTGGCTTCACTGCTTTGCAAATTGGAACACTGCTTAGTTTAGGCCCATTCGTGGCCATCCTTGCACAGCCGATCTGGGGAGCACTCGGTGATCGTGCACGGACCAAAAATTTTATATTGCTTATTTTACTGACCGGCTGCTTGATCACCATGATTTTATATCCGTTGTCGAACCAATTTATCTATCTCTTATTGATGATTAGTATCTTCACTTTTTTCCAGACCTCCATATTTGCAATCAGCGATACCATAACACTTGAGGTATTGGATAAACACAAGACTGGCAGCTTCGGACATATTCGGATGGGCGGGACATTCGGCTTTGCCATTATGTCAATTGTATTCGGAATTATTTCCAAAGATCATATTGGTTCCTTATTTGCGGTTTACTCGTGCATTATCGTTGCCGCCTTCTTGCTCGTATTGAAGTTTCCCGCTGTAGAAGGACATCAATCACAAGGCAGAAAAATGTCTATCCGCGTGCTCTTTAAAAACCGCATGCTCATGATATATTTTGGCTTCAATTTTATACTGCAAATTACTTTAGGATATTATTACGCATTTTTCCCTATGTATTTCAGAGAGCTTGGCGGCGATAATGTTATGCTTGGCTGGTCCATGGTAATCTCGTCTTTAAGTGAGGTTCCCTTTCTATTATTTGCAGATAAAATATTCAAACGCGTGAAAATTCCGATTATATTGCTAGCTGCTGCAGCGTTTACTGCTTTGCGATGGTTTCTCTTCTCAATTATCGACTTACCTATTTGGGTACTTCCGGTACAAGCTTTGCATGGTCTCATTTTCATCGTACTTACCGTTACAATGGCTACTTACATAAATAAGGAAGTGCCTAAAGAATTGAAAGCAAGCGGTCAAACCTTAAATGGCCTTATGAATTTAGGTGTTGCAAGAATCATTGGCAGCTTCGCAGGCGGAATCGCGACTACCAGCTTTGGCATTCGTCATGTGTTTATGTACAATTCCATCATTGCCTTTCTAAGCATGGCAGGATTCGCTCTATTCTTCTTGGGTGCACGCAATCGAAAATCATCGGTTTCGAATCAAAAGCACTAG